The Phaeobacter gallaeciensis DSM 26640 genomic sequence GACCGACGACGTCACCCTGACTGTTGACGACAATGTCGTCAAAGTGGACCCCCGCGGCAAATCCAAGCGCGCGCGCCAGCAGTGGGGCATGTCCCGCACGATGGTCGCAAACCTGGTTGCAGGCGTGACCTCTGGTTTCAAAAAAGAGCTGGAGATCCAGGGTGTGGGTTACCGGGCTCAGATGCAGGGCAACACCCTGAAGCTGAACCTGGGCTACAGCCACGACGTTGATTTCACTGCCCCGGAAGGTATCACTATTACCGCTCCGAAGCAGACCGAAATCGTAGTCGAAGGTAATGATCAACAACTCGTTGGCGAAGTTGCGGCCAAAATCCGCGACTGGCGTCGTCCCGAGCCCTACAAAGGCAAAGGCATTCGCTACAAAGGCGAGTTTATCTTCCGCAAGGAAGGCAAGAAGAAGTAAGGACCAGCAAAATGGCAAACAGCAAACGCACCCTGTTTCTGAAGCGCCGGCTGCGCGTCCGGAACAAGCTTCGCAAGGTCAACGCAGGCCGTCCGCGCCTGTCCGTGCACCGTTCGAACAAGAACATCTCTGTTCAGCTGATCGACGACGTACGTGGTGTGACCCTCGCTTCGGCATCGACCCTGGAAAAAGACCTGGGTCTCGTTGGCAAGAACAACGTCGAAGCAGCTACCAAAGTGGGTTCGGTTATCGCCGAGCGCGCCAAGGCGGCAGGCGTCTCCGAGGCCTATTTCGATCGTGGCGGCTTCCTGTTTCACGGCAAGGTGAAGGCTCTGGCCGACGCTGCGCGTGAAGGCGGCCTGAAGATCTAAGGATCTGCGCCCCGTGCTCTCGGTTATCCGAGGCCGCGGGGCGCACCCTAAGTCAAGGTGGATGGCGTTCGCGCCATCCCGATGATCCGGGGGTGGGCCGATCCGGCCCTTGCCCACCTGGATTGAGTATAAGTCAGGCGCTTGTCGCCAGAATAAAAGGATTGCCTCATGGCAGAACGTGAAAATCGCCGTGGCCGTGGCCGCCGCGAAGAAGAAACCCCGGAATTTGCAGACCGTCTGGTCGCGATCAACCGGGTGTCGAAAACCGTAAAAGGTGGTAAGCGCTTCGGCTTCGCCGCTCTTGTGGTTGTTGGCGATCAGAAAGGCCGCGTCGGCTTCGGTAAAGGTAAAGCGAAAGAGGTCCCCGAGGCCATTCGTAAAGCCACCGAGCAGGCCAAGCGTCAGATGATCCGTGTGCAGCTGAAAGAAGGCCGCACCCTGCATCACGACATGCACGGCCGTCACGGCGCAGGCAAAGTTGTCATGCGTACCGCCCCTGAAGGTACCGGTATCATCGCAGGTGGTCCGATGCGTGCTGTCTTCGAAATGCTCGGCGTCAAAGACGTTGTTTCGAAGTCGATCGGTTCGCAGAACCCCTACAACATGATCCGCGCCACTATGGACGGTCTGAAAAAAGAGCAGTCGCCTCGTTCGGTTGCTCAGCGTCGTGGCAAGAAAGTCGCCGACATCCTGCCCAAGCGGGATGAAGCACCTGCTGCTGAAGCAGAAGCGTAAGGAGACGGACACATGGCAAAAACCATCGTCGTTAAGCAGATCGGTTCCCCGATCCGCCGCCCCGCAGACCAGCGCGCAACGCTCGTTGGCCTGGGTCTGAACAAGATGCACAAGACCCGCGAACTGGAAGACACCCCTTCCGTACGCGGTATGGTCAACAAGATCCCGCATCTGGTTGAGATCATCGAAGAGCGCGACTAAGCGTTCTCTCGTATGAGCCAAACAAAAGAAAGCGCCCCGAAACGGGGCGCTTTTTTTGTTGTTCAACTAGATCTTGGATAGGGTTTTGCCAATTGACCTACCCGAGAGAGAGAGGCGGGTCATATGGATCTTCGGTTATCAACATCAGCGATGATCGCCAGATCCACGATGGCAAATGTATTGGGCGGCCCGCGGCGATTTGGAATCAGCCGAAATAGGTGCGCGCGTCGTAGTAGGGCAGATCGGGGCTGGCTTCAGCCGCGTCCTGGCGGTCGATGGTGGCCTGCAACAGGCGTGTCGCCACTTCTGCGATCATCGGGTAGAGCACGAGACCTGCCACAACGGTGGTAGAGAGACCGATATAGCCGCTTGTGACTGCGGTGACGGTTACGCTTGCGCCGATGAGAGTGCTGAAGAGGGCCATATAAGTGATCCTTGATGCTGATGTTGTCCGTGTTCTTAATTTGCCATTTGCCTTAAATTGCAGCAATCACACCAAAGGATAGTTGGCCGTTCCAGAGGTTAGCTGTCGCATCCCTAGGGTGAAGGAAAACGTCGTTGGAGCGGACATATGGCCGACTTTAGCAGCCGTTCTGTGTGGTAACGCCCTGAGATTACATGGGGCGTCAGTTTAGATCTGAAGCGCGTGGGATTTACGTGACTCGCGTAAAAGATGTGCGATGCGCTGAAGCCCAATCATTAGTCGGCCTTCGCAAACTTCGTGGCTGAGGCAAAGCCGTACCGCTTCCGGCGCGTCCTTTGGGGTGATTGCAAAGCTGCGTCCCTCGCTGATCAGTACCTCGGATTGGGCGCATTGGGTACGAAACACATCAGCGCGTAGATCCGCGGGCAGGGGCAACCACAGATGCAACCCCTGCGGATCGGCCTGATAGAACATGGGTGCGGCACCGGGCGGCGATAGGATCGACCGGGCCAACGTCTGGCGATGTCGCGCAGCGCGCCG encodes the following:
- the rplF gene encoding 50S ribosomal protein L6 — protein: MSRIGKKPVELPSGVTASVSGQTIEVKGPKGARSFTATDDVTLTVDDNVVKVDPRGKSKRARQQWGMSRTMVANLVAGVTSGFKKELEIQGVGYRAQMQGNTLKLNLGYSHDVDFTAPEGITITAPKQTEIVVEGNDQQLVGEVAAKIRDWRRPEPYKGKGIRYKGEFIFRKEGKKK
- the rplR gene encoding 50S ribosomal protein L18, with the translated sequence MANSKRTLFLKRRLRVRNKLRKVNAGRPRLSVHRSNKNISVQLIDDVRGVTLASASTLEKDLGLVGKNNVEAATKVGSVIAERAKAAGVSEAYFDRGGFLFHGKVKALADAAREGGLKI
- the rpsE gene encoding 30S ribosomal protein S5; protein product: MAERENRRGRGRREEETPEFADRLVAINRVSKTVKGGKRFGFAALVVVGDQKGRVGFGKGKAKEVPEAIRKATEQAKRQMIRVQLKEGRTLHHDMHGRHGAGKVVMRTAPEGTGIIAGGPMRAVFEMLGVKDVVSKSIGSQNPYNMIRATMDGLKKEQSPRSVAQRRGKKVADILPKRDEAPAAEAEA
- the rpmD gene encoding 50S ribosomal protein L30; this encodes MAKTIVVKQIGSPIRRPADQRATLVGLGLNKMHKTRELEDTPSVRGMVNKIPHLVEIIEERD